In Massilia violaceinigra, one DNA window encodes the following:
- a CDS encoding efflux RND transporter periplasmic adaptor subunit, with amino-acid sequence MRHTLLPSPSLTRIAACTFAALALLSACGDKKDAAPAAGAQRPPPEVGVITAKFEPVALQTELPGRVEPIRVAQVRARVNGVVLKRLFTEGSEVKAGQELFQIDPASYAASLLSARATLGKAQANLTQAAAQAERYKPLVEANAVSKQEYINVVAAQKQAEADVAAARAAVQIAQINNGYTRVTAPIAGRIGRALVTEGALVSATEATQLALIQQTNNVYVNFTQSASDLQRLRKSANLKVRNAESLPVSILLEDGSELPGKGKLLFSDVSVDPTSGQVTLRAEVPNQDGMLLPGQYVRVRLSQAELPAGMLIPQQAVTRGSQGDTVIIVGPDGKPGPRPVKVASQQNGKWIVLEGIKPGEQVVVDGFQKMQAPGMTVKPVPWTPTATPAPGAAPAAGAAPAASAAASAAATPAAGR; translated from the coding sequence ATGCGCCACACCCTCCTCCCTTCCCCGTCCCTGACCCGGATCGCCGCCTGCACGTTCGCTGCGCTGGCTTTGTTATCGGCATGCGGCGACAAGAAAGACGCTGCGCCCGCAGCCGGTGCCCAGCGCCCGCCGCCGGAAGTGGGGGTGATTACCGCCAAGTTTGAACCGGTCGCCCTGCAAACCGAACTGCCGGGCCGGGTCGAACCGATCCGCGTGGCGCAAGTCCGGGCGCGCGTGAACGGTGTGGTGCTCAAGCGCCTATTTACAGAGGGTAGCGAAGTCAAAGCCGGCCAGGAACTGTTCCAGATCGATCCGGCCTCGTACGCCGCCTCGCTCCTGAGCGCCCGGGCCACGCTCGGCAAGGCCCAGGCCAACCTGACCCAGGCCGCCGCCCAGGCCGAACGCTACAAGCCGCTGGTGGAAGCGAACGCGGTCAGCAAGCAGGAATACATCAACGTCGTCGCCGCCCAGAAGCAGGCCGAGGCCGACGTGGCAGCGGCCAGGGCCGCCGTGCAGATCGCCCAGATCAACAATGGCTACACCCGGGTGACGGCGCCGATCGCCGGCCGTATCGGCCGTGCCCTGGTCACCGAAGGCGCGCTGGTGAGCGCAACCGAAGCGACCCAGCTGGCCCTGATCCAGCAAACCAACAATGTCTACGTCAACTTCACCCAGTCCGCTTCCGACCTGCAGCGCCTGCGCAAGTCGGCCAACCTGAAGGTGCGCAACGCCGAATCGCTGCCGGTGTCGATCTTGCTGGAAGACGGCTCCGAACTGCCGGGCAAGGGCAAGCTGCTGTTTTCCGACGTGAGCGTCGATCCGACCTCGGGCCAGGTCACCCTGCGCGCCGAAGTGCCGAACCAGGATGGCATGCTGCTGCCGGGCCAGTACGTGCGCGTGCGCCTGTCGCAGGCTGAACTGCCGGCCGGCATGCTCATTCCCCAGCAAGCCGTCACGCGCGGCAGCCAGGGCGACACGGTCATCATCGTCGGTCCGGACGGCAAGCCGGGCCCGCGTCCGGTCAAGGTGGCGTCCCAGCAGAACGGCAAGTGGATTGTCCTCGAAGGCATCAAGCCGGGCGAGCAGGTCGTCGTCGACGGCTTCCAGAAGATGCAGGCGCCCGGCATGACGGTCAAGCCGGTGCCATGGACGCCGACTGCCACGCCGGCTCCCGGTGCAGCGCCTGCCGCGGGTGCCGCTCCCGCCGCCAGTGCCGCCGCCAGTGCCGCCGCCACACCGGCCGCCGGACGTTAA
- the tal gene encoding transaldolase, which produces MNQLEQLKQFTKVVADTGDFQSIKQYTPRDATTNPSLILKAVQKPEYKPLLEKAVRDFPDLSTGDVIDRVLVEFGMEILKIIPGRVSTEIDARLSFDTEATVAKGRELIALYEEAGAGRERVLIKIASTWEGIRAAEILQEEGIRCNMTLLFSLAQAIACAEAGAQLISPFVGRIYDWFKKANDLEYTGAEDPGVQSVKRIYNYYRKFGYTTEVMGASFRNTSQILELAGCDLLTISPELLQKLADSNEPVERKLTPTASAVSIEKVAIDEKTFRFMMNEDAMATEKLAEGIRAFCADSGKLKQIITGMR; this is translated from the coding sequence ATGAACCAACTCGAACAACTCAAGCAATTCACCAAGGTCGTTGCCGACACCGGCGATTTTCAGTCGATCAAACAGTACACGCCGCGCGACGCGACCACCAATCCGTCGCTGATCCTCAAGGCGGTGCAAAAGCCCGAATACAAACCCCTGCTCGAAAAAGCCGTGCGCGACTTTCCGGACCTGTCCACCGGCGACGTGATCGACCGCGTGCTGGTCGAGTTCGGCATGGAAATCCTCAAGATCATTCCGGGCCGCGTCTCCACCGAGATCGATGCGCGCCTGTCGTTCGATACCGAAGCGACCGTCGCCAAGGGCCGCGAGCTGATCGCCCTGTACGAAGAAGCCGGCGCCGGCCGCGAGCGCGTGCTGATCAAGATCGCCTCGACCTGGGAAGGCATCCGCGCCGCCGAGATTTTGCAGGAGGAAGGCATCCGCTGCAATATGACGCTGCTGTTTTCGCTGGCCCAGGCCATTGCCTGCGCCGAAGCGGGCGCGCAGCTCATTTCACCGTTCGTCGGCCGCATCTACGACTGGTTCAAGAAGGCCAACGACCTCGAATACACCGGCGCGGAAGATCCGGGCGTGCAGTCGGTCAAGCGGATTTACAACTACTACCGCAAGTTCGGCTACACCACCGAAGTGATGGGCGCGAGCTTTCGCAACACGTCGCAGATCCTGGAACTGGCCGGCTGCGACCTGCTGACCATCAGCCCGGAACTGCTGCAGAAGCTGGCCGACAGCAATGAGCCGGTCGAGCGCAAGCTGACCCCGACGGCGTCGGCGGTGTCGATCGAGAAGGTCGCAATCGACGAGAAAACCTTCCGCTTCATGATGAATGAAGATGCGATGGCGACCGAGAAGCTGGCGGAAGGGATTCGTGCGTTCTGCGCCGATTCGGGCAAGCTGAAACAGATTATTACCGGGATGCGATAA
- a CDS encoding SIS domain-containing protein, with the protein MLLDSIRTQLDSLSKSEKKVALAVLEQPSATVSQNITALAKSAQVSEPTVVRFCRTLGYDGWHEFKLKLAQGLALALPGANEQPTQDDLAADLVNKICSRSINTLLDLRNNLNPEAIQRALDILSRAKKIEFYGQGTSGIVATDAQHKFFRSGVPTVAYADPAIHSIAASLLHAGDAVVAISQRGNNSALVRSAKLARRGGADVIVLAPSGTPLADMATVLIPIDLVFNIDPYTPISARLAYLVVIDVLAVGLALQRGPEFRKKMQNAQKALQEFDMQFDSFIG; encoded by the coding sequence GTGCTACTAGACTCCATCCGCACCCAGCTCGACTCGCTCTCCAAATCGGAGAAAAAAGTCGCGCTGGCGGTGCTTGAACAGCCGTCGGCCACGGTCAGCCAGAACATCACGGCGCTGGCCAAGAGCGCCCAGGTGTCCGAACCGACCGTGGTGCGCTTTTGCCGCACCCTGGGCTACGACGGCTGGCATGAGTTCAAGCTCAAACTCGCCCAGGGCCTGGCGCTGGCCCTGCCCGGCGCCAACGAGCAGCCGACCCAGGACGACCTGGCGGCGGACCTGGTCAACAAGATCTGCAGCCGCTCGATCAACACCCTGCTCGACCTGCGCAACAACCTCAATCCCGAAGCGATCCAGCGCGCGCTCGATATTTTATCGCGCGCGAAGAAGATCGAGTTCTACGGCCAGGGCACGTCGGGCATCGTCGCTACCGACGCCCAGCACAAATTCTTCCGCTCCGGCGTGCCGACGGTGGCCTACGCCGATCCGGCCATCCACAGCATCGCCGCCTCGCTCCTGCACGCGGGCGACGCCGTGGTGGCCATTTCCCAGCGCGGCAACAACTCGGCGCTGGTGCGTTCGGCCAAGCTGGCGCGCCGCGGCGGGGCCGATGTGATCGTGCTGGCGCCATCGGGCACGCCGCTGGCCGACATGGCCACGGTGCTCATTCCGATCGATCTGGTTTTCAATATCGATCCGTACACGCCGATTTCGGCGCGCCTGGCCTATCTGGTGGTGATCGACGTGCTGGCGGTGGGGCTGGCCTTGCAGCGCGGGCCGGAGTTCCGCAAGAAGATGCAGAACGCGCAGAAAGCGTTGCAGGAATTCGACATGCAGTTCGATTCCTTTATCGGATAG
- a CDS encoding TetR family transcriptional regulator: MVRRTKEDALATRDSIMDAAEQLFIEQGVSGTSLQHIASAAGVTRGAIYWHFEDKGALFNAMMERATMPLESAMQTLECAVGSDPLGHLRSYALSVFDLTINDPKARRVFEIATLKLEYVGELSAIRERRMQHREQFLASAERIVKEGVAHGRLKDTVKPQAAALGLFILIEGLVRGWLIMPDFNLEQLGAEIVDTHLDSLRA, from the coding sequence ATGGTCCGCAGGACAAAGGAAGACGCGCTGGCAACGCGCGACAGCATCATGGACGCGGCCGAGCAGTTGTTCATCGAGCAGGGTGTATCGGGAACGAGCTTGCAGCATATCGCCAGCGCGGCTGGCGTGACACGCGGCGCGATTTACTGGCATTTCGAAGACAAGGGGGCGCTGTTCAACGCCATGATGGAGCGCGCCACCATGCCGCTCGAATCGGCGATGCAGACGCTCGAGTGCGCGGTCGGGAGCGACCCGCTGGGGCATTTGCGCAGCTATGCGCTGAGCGTGTTCGACCTGACCATCAATGATCCGAAAGCGCGCCGGGTGTTCGAGATCGCCACGCTCAAGCTGGAGTATGTGGGCGAACTGTCGGCCATCCGCGAGCGCCGGATGCAGCATCGCGAGCAGTTTTTGGCGAGTGCCGAACGGATCGTGAAGGAGGGGGTCGCGCATGGCCGGTTAAAAGACACGGTCAAGCCGCAAGCGGCGGCGCTGGGATTGTTCATCCTGATCGAGGGACTGGTGCGCGGCTGGCTGATCATGCCCGACTTTAACCTGGAGCAGCTGGGCGCGGAAATCGTCGATACGCATCTTGATTCTCTCCGCGCCTGA